The genomic segment AGGAGCTTGGGAGCGTAATTTCAAAAGCACCAAAGAAGGATGCTGCAAAGACAACCAGTAACAAAAAGAATAAAAAATTAAATATGCCGTTGGTAGATAGCGCATTCAGGGCATCCGATCCAAAAGCAATAGTAATAATCATACCGAGTGCCACATAGATAACGATGATGAAGAGGCCATACAGTAGGGCTTTGCTGATACCGCTCGCCCGGCTGCCTGATTGTTTGGTGAAGTAGCTGACAGTCAAAGGCAACATAGGAAATATACAAGGCATCAGTAGTGCCGCAAAGCCACCGAGCAGTCCTGCAATGAAGATACCCCAGAGCGACTTTTTCCCCGCATCCTGATCAATAGAAGTGGAAATAGGCGCTTTGGTTGTCTGGCTGCTGTCTTGGCTTACTGTGTCCGGTGCTTCGGAGAATGCCAGATCTTCAGGAACGGGCTGCGTGGCCGTCGATGTGTCAGGTGATGATTCAAATTGAAGCCCTTCGGTGCTTGTCAGGCTGTCCTGCTGAAACGCGAAACTGGCTGCGCTGAACGAAAGGCTGAAAAAAGCAATGAGTAGTAGAATAAATGTGTTTTTTAACATGCGGATCTAATTGTGATGTTATTTTCAAAAATAAAAAAAGGCGATGAGAATCGCCTTATTAATTTATCCGTATAAGATCATTTTTACTATTTGATTGTCACAGCAAAAGCATAATCGTCAGGAGGTAGACATTGCGAAGCATCACATGCCTGCCATTCCACTGTTCCTCTCACTGTGGCTGTTCCTTTGTTTAGTTTTACCTTTTGCTGAAAGATAACCTCGTTGGTGAAATAGCCGACATCCATCTTGAACACCTCTTCGTGTTTTACTTTAGGTTTTGGCTCAGCAGTTTTTCCGATGATGCCATAATCCCCCGATTTGGCAAATGTGAAAGAGGTTGGAATAGGACCGCCATCTTTTATGTTTTGAGAATAGATATGCCATCCATTTTGGATCGTTGCTTTTACATATACCATAGCCTCGTTATTGTTCAGCTTTTTGCTGGCTACTGTCCATTTTACCGGCTTGTGAATTTGAGCGAAAGCTCCAGTAACTGCAAAAAGTACTGCAGTCATCAATAAAATTAGTTTTTTCATTCGACTTTAATTTTTCAATTCCTAGACACGTATAGCGTGTGTTATGTTCTTTTGATGGTTAAATACCCCGAAGGTTTAATTTGCTATAGGACAAATTTAAGGTAAAGCATTCCTATTCTCAAGAAGTATGTATCTGATTTGTGTAAAGTTTAGGATATAAGGTGTTTAATTTCCTTGATGTCAAACTTCTGAAGCTTTCCCTCGGTCAGCACCTGTAGTTTGCCATCTATGGATACTCCTTGGATAATACCGTTTTTTTGTATGCCATCGATTAAGAAAGGTTTTTCTTCGCCTTTCCATAATAGTAGCTGGTTGTAACGCTCGAGCTGGCGCTGAAGGCCTTGTTTCAGCGTCTGATACTCTTGTTGTATACTCAAAAAGAGCTCATTTGCGAGTTCTTTGACGTTATAATCCTCCCTATTTGTAAGTGTGGCGAGCGAGGTAATTGTTTCCGCAGTGTCAAAATTGATCTGGTTGATATTTACGCCAATGCCGACAATAGACGCATCAATTTGGACGCCCTTTACTTTATTTTCAATCAATATGCCTGCAATCTTTTTGTTGGCGATATAGATATCATTAGGCCATTTAACGAAAACAGGTTGTTCTGTTTTGTCTTTCAGCCACTTAGCGGCAGCGATAGCCACTGTTGCCGATAAGGCAAATTGCTGTGCTATGGATAGGAAATGTGGCTTAAGGAGAATGGAAGCCGTTAGATTTTTGCCCGGTTCGCTAAACCATGTGCCGCCTCGTTGCCCTTTTCCCTGAAACTGATCTTCTGCTAAAATGGCAGTGCCCTCAGCTAGTGGCTTGAAATTTGACAATAATTCTCTTAAATAATCGTTTGTAGAGGCAACTTTGTCAAGATATATTGTATTTTGACCGATGATAAGTCCCGAAATATTGTTATTTTGCAAACTGAAAGTATTAAATAAATATTAAGTCAAAACTATCATATTTTTTAATGAGTAAAAATAAAAGTTCAGAATTGTCCCAACGTCTATCAGAAATTATCGTCCACGGCATGCAGGAAAAGAAAGCAAACGAGATTGTTCGTTTGGACTTACGGGAACTGCACAGTTCTGTATCTGACTATTTTGTAATTTGTCACGCCGATTCTAACATTCAGGTTAATGCTATTGCCAAGAGTGTGGAAGAAGAGGTCTATAAAGCTTTTGGACAGGAACCCCAATACAAAGAAGGTCAAGCAAATGGAGAATGGTTGATTTTGGATTTTGTGGATGTGGTTGTGCATATTTTTAAGACTGAAAAAAGAGCCCATTATGGAATAGAAGAGCTTTGGGGAGATGCAGAGATTCAGCATTTTCAGAGTGCTTAATTGCGGCTCTGATTGAATAATTTATAAGAAGAAAATATAATTACGATATAATGAAAAAAA from the Sphingobacterium thalpophilum genome contains:
- a CDS encoding protein-disulfide reductase DsbD N-terminal domain-containing protein yields the protein MKKLILLMTAVLFAVTGAFAQIHKPVKWTVASKKLNNNEAMVYVKATIQNGWHIYSQNIKDGGPIPTSFTFAKSGDYGIIGKTAEPKPKVKHEEVFKMDVGYFTNEVIFQQKVKLNKGTATVRGTVEWQACDASQCLPPDDYAFAVTIK
- a CDS encoding biotin--[acetyl-CoA-carboxylase] ligase, translated to MQNNNISGLIIGQNTIYLDKVASTNDYLRELLSNFKPLAEGTAILAEDQFQGKGQRGGTWFSEPGKNLTASILLKPHFLSIAQQFALSATVAIAAAKWLKDKTEQPVFVKWPNDIYIANKKIAGILIENKVKGVQIDASIVGIGVNINQINFDTAETITSLATLTNREDYNVKELANELFLSIQQEYQTLKQGLQRQLERYNQLLLWKGEEKPFLIDGIQKNGIIQGVSIDGKLQVLTEGKLQKFDIKEIKHLIS
- the rsfS gene encoding ribosome silencing factor, which encodes MSKNKSSELSQRLSEIIVHGMQEKKANEIVRLDLRELHSSVSDYFVICHADSNIQVNAIAKSVEEEVYKAFGQEPQYKEGQANGEWLILDFVDVVVHIFKTEKRAHYGIEELWGDAEIQHFQSA